In a genomic window of Asticcacaulis sp.:
- the sufB gene encoding Fe-S cluster assembly protein SufB yields MAAVKETIETVAGLETYEHGFVTDIEMEFAPKGLSADIVRFISAKKNEPEWMLDMRLAAYERWLTMEEPDWAKVNYQKIDYQDLYYYAAPKKKDGPKSLDEIDPELLKTYEKLGIPLKEQEVLAGVVGAPKYAVDAVFDSVSVVTTFKDELKKHGVIFCAISEALREYPDLVRQYLGSVVPVSDNYFAALNAAVFSDGSFVYVPPGVRCPMELSTYFRINAENTGQFERTLIIADKGAYVSYLEGCTAPQRDENQLHAAVVELVALDDAEIKYSTVQNWYPGDAEGKGGIYNFVTKRADCRGARSKVSWTQVETGSAVTWKYPSCILRGDESVGEFYSIAVTNGAQQADTGTKMIHLGKNTKSRIISKGVSAGKSSNTYRGLVSAHAKASGARNFTQCDSLLIGKTCAAHTVPYVESDTARAQFEHEATTTRLSEDQLFYAMQRGLSQEEAVALLVNGFVRDVLQELPMEFAVEAQKLVAISLEGSVG; encoded by the coding sequence ATGGCTGCGGTTAAGGAAACCATCGAGACGGTCGCCGGGCTGGAAACCTACGAGCACGGCTTTGTCACCGATATTGAAATGGAGTTCGCCCCCAAGGGTTTGAGCGCCGATATTGTGCGCTTTATTTCCGCCAAGAAGAACGAGCCGGAATGGATGCTCGACATGCGTCTGGCCGCCTATGAGCGCTGGCTCACCATGGAGGAGCCGGACTGGGCCAAGGTCAATTACCAGAAGATCGACTATCAGGATCTCTACTACTACGCCGCGCCGAAGAAGAAGGACGGGCCGAAATCGCTCGACGAGATCGATCCGGAACTGCTGAAGACCTACGAGAAGCTGGGCATTCCGCTGAAGGAGCAGGAAGTCCTGGCGGGGGTTGTCGGCGCGCCGAAATATGCGGTTGATGCTGTTTTCGACTCGGTGTCGGTGGTCACCACCTTCAAGGATGAATTAAAAAAGCATGGCGTGATTTTCTGCGCCATTTCAGAGGCGTTGCGCGAATATCCTGATCTCGTGCGTCAATATCTGGGTTCGGTCGTGCCGGTGTCGGATAACTATTTCGCCGCCCTGAATGCCGCCGTCTTTTCCGATGGCTCGTTCGTCTATGTGCCGCCGGGCGTGCGCTGCCCGATGGAGCTGTCGACCTATTTCCGTATCAATGCTGAAAACACCGGTCAGTTTGAGCGCACCCTGATCATTGCCGATAAGGGCGCCTACGTCTCCTATCTCGAAGGCTGCACGGCGCCTCAGCGCGACGAAAATCAGCTTCACGCCGCCGTGGTCGAACTGGTGGCGCTGGATGATGCCGAGATCAAGTATTCGACCGTGCAGAACTGGTATCCGGGCGATGCCGAAGGCAAGGGCGGCATCTATAACTTTGTCACCAAGCGGGCCGATTGCCGTGGCGCGCGCTCCAAGGTGTCGTGGACCCAGGTGGAAACCGGCTCGGCCGTGACCTGGAAATATCCGTCCTGCATCCTGCGCGGCGATGAAAGTGTCGGTGAGTTTTACTCGATCGCCGTCACCAATGGCGCGCAGCAGGCCGATACCGGCACCAAGATGATCCACCTGGGCAAGAACACCAAGTCGCGCATCATTTCCAAAGGGGTATCGGCGGGGAAATCGTCCAACACCTATCGCGGCCTTGTTTCGGCGCATGCAAAAGCGTCTGGCGCGCGCAACTTTACCCAGTGCGACAGCCTGCTGATCGGCAAGACCTGTGCCGCTCACACCGTGCCCTATGTCGAGAGCGATACGGCCAGGGCGCAGTTCGAGCACGAGGCGACAACGACCCGCCTGAGCGAGGATCAACTGTTCTACGCCATGCAGCGCGGCCTGTCGCAGGAAGAGGCGGTGGCCTTGCTGGTCAACGGTTTCGTGCGCGATGTGTTGCAGGAACTGCCGATGGAATTCGCCGTTGAGGCACAAAAACTGGTAGCCATCAGCCTCGAAGGCTCGGTGGGTTAG
- a CDS encoding Rrf2 family transcriptional regulator, whose amino-acid sequence MRLSTKGRYAVMAMTDLALNAQGSEKGGRPISLSEISERQQISLSYLEQLFARLRKAGLVKSARGPGGGYTLARESSALFVSEIVLAVDEPIKATRCSMTSNKLGANKRLTKDQAVREIGCMPGGQRCLTHNLWEDLGVAIHDYLSQVSLEDVIRKRTRKTVRIATPEAVSPLMVEA is encoded by the coding sequence ATGCGCCTATCGACCAAAGGACGTTATGCGGTCATGGCCATGACCGACCTGGCGCTGAATGCGCAGGGGAGCGAAAAGGGTGGCCGTCCCATTTCCCTGTCGGAAATTTCCGAACGGCAGCAGATTTCACTCTCCTATCTGGAACAGTTGTTTGCCCGCCTGCGCAAGGCCGGACTGGTCAAAAGCGCGCGCGGCCCTGGCGGCGGCTATACGCTGGCGCGCGAAAGCAGTGCCTTGTTTGTTTCCGAAATCGTTCTGGCCGTCGATGAGCCGATCAAGGCTACCCGCTGTTCGATGACCTCCAACAAGCTGGGGGCCAACAAGCGCCTCACCAAGGACCAGGCGGTGCGTGAAATCGGCTGTATGCCGGGCGGCCAACGCTGCCTGACGCATAATCTGTGGGAAGACTTAGGGGTAGCCATTCATGACTACCTGTCACAGGTCTCGCTGGAAGATGTCATCCGTAAACGGACGCGCAAGACGGTCCGGATCGCGACGCCGGAAGCCGTATCTCCCCTGATGGTGGAGGCGTAG
- a CDS encoding aminotransferase class V-fold PLP-dependent enzyme: protein MANILYLDHAATSPLRLEARDALLRAADMGGNASSVHSLGRKAKLTLEEARNDILVRVGAIGIGGLVFTSGGTEANALALHQAKGYDYTIVSAGEHDSIYGAVSEAVIAPLKASGEIDLTALETLLERDGRPFVSIMLANSETGVINDVARAASLVHARGGWLHVDAVQALGKIAIDFAALGADSLSFSAHKIGGGQGVGALVYNRDHTPKALITGSGQELGMRAGTENIAGIAAFAAALKACHPASEDLCGAQKAVEIALKALGVTLLGEAAARVPGILYIAQADWASNLQLIHMDMAGICVSSGSACSSGKVKSSRVVTNMGRPDLADKVLRISAGWTTKAEDWQRFYDVWSKGYEVYLKRHAKELV, encoded by the coding sequence TTGGCGAACATCCTGTATCTTGACCACGCTGCGACCTCGCCGCTTCGCCTCGAAGCGCGTGACGCCTTGCTGCGTGCTGCGGATATGGGCGGCAATGCCTCGTCAGTGCATAGTCTGGGCCGTAAGGCCAAACTGACCCTGGAAGAGGCGCGCAATGATATTCTGGTGCGTGTCGGCGCCATCGGTATCGGCGGACTGGTCTTTACTTCTGGCGGGACGGAAGCCAATGCGCTGGCCTTGCATCAGGCGAAGGGTTACGATTACACAATTGTTTCCGCAGGCGAGCATGACAGCATCTATGGCGCGGTCTCCGAAGCTGTAATTGCGCCCCTGAAAGCCTCCGGCGAGATCGATCTGACTGCGCTGGAAACCTTGTTAGAACGCGATGGTCGACCGTTTGTCTCAATCATGCTGGCCAATAGCGAAACCGGCGTGATAAATGATGTCGCCAGGGCCGCGTCACTGGTCCACGCCCGTGGCGGCTGGCTGCATGTTGATGCCGTGCAGGCCCTGGGCAAGATCGCTATCGATTTCGCCGCATTGGGGGCGGATTCGCTGTCCTTTAGCGCGCACAAGATCGGTGGCGGGCAGGGTGTGGGCGCCTTGGTCTATAACCGCGACCATACGCCAAAAGCCCTGATCACTGGCAGCGGCCAGGAACTGGGTATGCGCGCCGGCACGGAAAATATCGCCGGCATTGCCGCCTTCGCGGCGGCGCTTAAGGCTTGCCACCCCGCCTCTGAAGATTTATGCGGCGCACAAAAAGCGGTCGAGATCGCGCTAAAGGCGCTCGGCGTCACCCTATTGGGTGAAGCGGCGGCGCGTGTGCCGGGCATTCTCTATATCGCGCAAGCGGATTGGGCGTCGAACCTGCAACTGATCCATATGGATATGGCGGGTATCTGCGTCAGTTCGGGCTCCGCCTGCTCGTCGGGCAAGGTGAAGTCGAGCCGTGTGGTCACAAATATGGGACGCCCCGATTTGGCGGATAAGGTGCTTCGGATCTCGGCCGGCTGGACGACAAAGGCAGAAGACTGGCAGCGTTTTTATGACGTCTGGTCAAAGGGTTATGAAGTGTATTTGAAGCGTCATGCGAAAGAACTGGTGTAA
- the sufD gene encoding Fe-S cluster assembly protein SufD: MLPALDIFDPSSYPTRRDEEWKYSDLSRVLRDAPKKAMVVRTLSELEAEPDGFVYFPADEAGFEGLQAAADFAMQKAHGRLYIDGNDFGDEDGYLGYQGRGEINLAAGQELVVFEDYTGAFDYAVHSHLRFTLAEGAKLTRVVILDEPETAVSVRQSMVEAAPNSVFKQYVFSSGAKFQRFETHVSHAGHGAVVEMNGAYLLKDKRHFDYTTRVTHGQINGVTAQLVKGLVKDTATGVFQGRILVEKGADGTDARMRHQALILNDGAHIRAKPELEIYADDVQCAHGNTIGALDEEALFFCESRGIPEETARAMLTHAFVLPVADAIEDEVLRETVLNFLENASESFHSGVGHAL; encoded by the coding sequence ATGTTGCCAGCGCTGGACATCTTTGATCCGTCGTCCTACCCGACGCGCCGCGACGAGGAATGGAAATATTCCGACCTTAGTCGCGTGCTGCGCGACGCGCCCAAGAAGGCGATGGTCGTCCGCACGCTTTCAGAACTGGAAGCGGAGCCGGATGGCTTTGTCTATTTTCCCGCCGATGAAGCCGGTTTCGAAGGTCTGCAAGCCGCGGCCGATTTCGCCATGCAGAAGGCGCACGGACGCCTCTATATCGATGGCAATGACTTCGGCGACGAGGACGGCTATCTCGGTTATCAAGGCCGTGGTGAAATCAACCTCGCCGCCGGCCAGGAACTGGTGGTCTTCGAGGACTATACCGGCGCTTTCGATTACGCCGTCCACAGCCACCTGCGTTTTACCCTGGCCGAAGGCGCGAAGCTGACGCGCGTGGTGATCCTGGACGAGCCGGAAACGGCCGTCTCTGTGCGCCAGTCAATGGTTGAGGCCGCGCCGAATAGTGTCTTCAAGCAATATGTCTTTTCATCGGGCGCGAAGTTCCAGCGCTTCGAGACGCACGTAAGTCATGCCGGTCACGGCGCGGTTGTCGAAATGAACGGCGCCTACCTGCTGAAGGACAAGCGTCATTTCGATTACACTACGCGTGTGACGCACGGCCAGATCAATGGCGTGACGGCTCAACTGGTCAAAGGACTGGTCAAGGACACCGCTACCGGCGTTTTTCAGGGCCGCATCCTGGTTGAAAAGGGCGCGGACGGCACCGATGCCCGGATGCGCCATCAGGCCCTGATCCTGAACGACGGTGCCCACATCCGCGCCAAGCCGGAACTGGAAATCTATGCTGATGACGTGCAGTGCGCCCACGGCAATACGATCGGCGCACTGGACGAAGAGGCGCTTTTCTTCTGTGAAAGCCGCGGCATTCCGGAAGAGACGGCGCGCGCCATGCTGACCCATGCCTTTGTCCTGCCGGTGGCCGATGCCATAGAGGATGAGGTATTGCGCGAAACCGTGTTGAATTTCCTGGAGAATGCGTCGGAGAGTTTTCATTCGGGAGTTGGGCATGCCCTTTGA
- a CDS encoding alpha/beta hydrolase, which translates to MPEVILAGAAGRIEARYSAGKTENAPIALILHPHPKAGGHMNNPVTVQLFHLFMTRGFSVLRFNFRGVQKSQGEFDSGIGELADAATALDWLQAKNPTASQFWVAGYDFGAYIGMQLLMRRPETDGFISVSPPTNAYDFSFLAPCPASGMFLHGGNDSIVPTAEVDRVVAKLRTQKGITIASEVVPEANHFWNEQLPEVERRVGAYIDRRMAGESE; encoded by the coding sequence ATGCCCGAAGTCATTCTGGCCGGCGCCGCCGGACGCATCGAAGCCCGCTACAGCGCCGGCAAGACAGAGAATGCGCCGATCGCGTTGATTCTGCATCCGCACCCCAAGGCGGGCGGCCACATGAATAATCCGGTCACGGTGCAATTGTTCCACCTGTTCATGACGCGCGGTTTTTCGGTCCTGCGCTTCAATTTCCGTGGCGTGCAAAAGAGCCAGGGCGAATTCGATTCCGGTATCGGCGAACTGGCGGATGCCGCCACGGCGCTGGACTGGCTGCAGGCCAAGAACCCGACCGCCTCGCAATTCTGGGTGGCCGGTTATGATTTCGGCGCCTATATCGGCATGCAGTTGCTGATGCGCCGTCCCGAAACCGATGGGTTTATCTCGGTATCGCCGCCGACCAATGCCTATGATTTCAGCTTCCTGGCCCCCTGCCCGGCCTCCGGCATGTTCCTGCATGGTGGCAACGATTCGATTGTGCCGACCGCCGAAGTCGATCGCGTGGTGGCCAAGCTGCGGACACAGAAGGGTATTACCATCGCCTCGGAAGTGGTACCGGAAGCCAATCACTTCTGGAACGAGCAACTGCCGGAAGTCGAGCGCCGCGTCGGTGCCTATATCGACCGCCGCATGGCAGGCGAAAGCGAGTAA
- the tyrS gene encoding tyrosine--tRNA ligase, producing the protein MTEHSFKSEFLRTLQERGFIHQCTDAEALDTLAAAGMMTGYIGFDATASSLHAGSLVQIMLLYWLQQTGHKPIVLMGGGTTKVGDPTFKDTQRPLLTDAQIQSNMDGIKRVFANFLKFGEDDNDAIMVNNDDWLSQFGYVEFLRTFGTYFTINRMLTFDSVKLRLDREQPMTFLEFNYMLMQAVDFRELNEKYNCILQMGGSDQWGNIINGVELTRRMNTKAAFGLTTPLLTTASGGKMGKTVGGAIWLNADMLSAYDYWQYWRNTEDADVGRFLRLFTTLPMDEIARLEKLEGAEINEAKKILADEATKMVHGVEAAVIARDTAQKAFEQGVLSADLPTVEIETATVEEGIMLAALATRIGLTASNGEARRLAQGGGLRVNDVAITDGNQLVTKADLNADGVIKISQGKKKIVLVRPV; encoded by the coding sequence ATGACCGAACACAGCTTTAAATCCGAATTTCTGCGCACACTGCAAGAGCGCGGCTTCATCCATCAGTGTACCGACGCCGAAGCGCTCGACACCCTGGCGGCGGCGGGCATGATGACCGGCTATATCGGCTTCGATGCCACGGCGTCATCTCTGCACGCTGGCTCCTTGGTTCAGATCATGCTGCTCTACTGGTTGCAGCAAACCGGTCACAAGCCGATTGTCCTGATGGGCGGCGGCACCACCAAGGTGGGCGATCCGACCTTCAAGGACACGCAACGCCCGCTGCTGACCGACGCACAGATCCAGTCCAACATGGACGGCATCAAACGCGTTTTCGCCAATTTCCTGAAATTCGGGGAAGACGACAATGACGCCATCATGGTCAATAATGACGACTGGCTGTCGCAATTCGGCTATGTCGAGTTCCTGCGCACCTTCGGCACATATTTCACTATCAACCGGATGCTGACCTTCGATTCCGTCAAGCTGCGGCTTGATCGTGAACAGCCGATGACCTTCCTGGAATTCAACTACATGCTGATGCAGGCGGTCGATTTCCGTGAGTTAAACGAAAAATATAATTGCATCCTGCAAATGGGCGGTTCGGATCAGTGGGGCAATATAATCAACGGTGTCGAACTGACCCGCCGGATGAATACCAAGGCGGCATTCGGACTGACGACGCCTTTGCTAACCACGGCCTCAGGCGGCAAGATGGGCAAGACGGTCGGCGGCGCCATCTGGCTCAATGCCGACATGCTCAGTGCCTACGACTACTGGCAATACTGGCGCAATACCGAAGACGCCGATGTCGGCCGCTTCCTGCGCTTGTTCACCACCTTGCCGATGGACGAAATCGCCCGCCTTGAAAAGCTCGAAGGCGCCGAGATCAACGAAGCCAAGAAGATCCTGGCCGATGAAGCGACGAAAATGGTCCACGGCGTCGAAGCCGCGGTCATTGCCCGCGACACCGCCCAGAAAGCCTTCGAACAGGGCGTGCTGTCGGCCGACCTGCCTACCGTGGAAATCGAGACGGCCACCGTGGAGGAAGGCATCATGCTGGCGGCCCTCGCCACCCGCATCGGCCTGACCGCCTCCAATGGCGAGGCGCGTCGCCTGGCTCAGGGCGGTGGCCTGCGCGTCAATGATGTAGCGATTACTGACGGCAATCAACTGGTGACAAAAGCCGACCTGAATGCGGACGGCGTCATCAAGATTTCGCAGGGCAAAAAGAAGATCGTTCTGGTCAGGCCAGTCTGA